The following proteins come from a genomic window of Acetivibrio cellulolyticus CD2:
- a CDS encoding DNA topoisomerase 3, protein MGKNLYITEKPSVAASFATVLGAGISKSDRARGYAESKDSVITWCFGHLITLAFPDAYNEAYREWRVDHLPIIPEEYKYIVIDNEGTKKQFETIRTLMLREDIDFVYACTDSGREGEYIFRLVYEHSGSTKPAKRVWVSSQTEDAIKEGIGSAKDICEYNSLSQAAYSRAKEDWLFGMNFSRIYTCLYGRNLSALLKESKSSVIAIGRVMTCVLGLVTERELEIRNFVPKIHYAITASFISVDSKIEYKGKWAPERSKSIKPHEDAQDGERYINKQEAEAIIEKLNGREGKVKKVEIKSKNEQPPLLFNLAELQSEANKKFKLPVDKTLEVAQSLYEKKLITYPRTDCRVLSTDIVGELPKVLNGLFLNPTYKDCVSRIKEFGELKITKSTKRYVDDKKVTDHYALIPTYVNADLNKMSEDEKKIYNLIVKRFLAIFYPAAVYNTVKVETEVADEIFVTSSRTLKEAGWKEVYEVSKAKDEEDYTEVPIHLLSKNEKCETKGFDLEEKETKPPPRYTDGSLVITMEKAGKFIEDEELREQIKTSGIGTSATRAGIIKKLKDIGYININSKTQVVTPTLKGEAIVELVRRTAKELLSPSLTASWEKGLAMIENKETTQEVFDKKLCDYINRTIEKVKKSNNNNSINLVRMFNNV, encoded by the coding sequence TGATGCATATAACGAAGCTTATAGGGAATGGAGAGTGGATCATCTTCCGATAATTCCTGAAGAATACAAATATATAGTAATTGACAATGAAGGGACCAAAAAGCAGTTTGAGACAATAAGAACTCTTATGCTTAGGGAAGACATAGATTTTGTCTATGCCTGCACCGATAGTGGGCGGGAAGGTGAATATATTTTCAGGCTTGTGTACGAACACAGCGGGAGTACCAAGCCGGCAAAAAGAGTATGGGTGTCTTCTCAGACGGAGGATGCTATAAAAGAGGGAATTGGAAGCGCGAAAGATATTTGTGAATATAATTCACTTTCACAGGCTGCCTATAGCAGAGCCAAAGAAGATTGGTTATTTGGTATGAATTTCAGCAGAATTTATACATGCCTCTATGGAAGAAATCTGTCTGCTCTTTTAAAAGAAAGCAAATCCTCGGTTATTGCTATAGGAAGAGTTATGACTTGCGTTTTAGGTCTGGTTACTGAGAGGGAACTTGAGATTAGGAATTTTGTCCCTAAAATTCATTATGCAATTACTGCCAGTTTTATATCAGTCGATAGTAAGATTGAGTATAAAGGCAAATGGGCTCCAGAAAGAAGTAAAAGTATTAAACCCCATGAAGATGCTCAAGACGGTGAAAGGTATATCAATAAACAAGAAGCAGAAGCAATAATTGAAAAACTAAACGGCAGGGAAGGGAAAGTAAAGAAGGTTGAGATAAAAAGCAAGAATGAACAGCCGCCGCTGCTATTTAATCTCGCGGAGCTCCAGTCTGAAGCAAATAAGAAATTTAAGCTCCCTGTAGATAAAACCCTGGAGGTTGCCCAAAGTCTCTACGAAAAGAAATTGATAACCTATCCGAGGACGGATTGTAGAGTACTATCAACAGATATAGTGGGAGAATTGCCAAAAGTTTTGAATGGGCTCTTTTTAAATCCAACTTACAAGGATTGTGTATCGAGGATAAAGGAATTTGGTGAACTGAAGATAACAAAGTCTACCAAACGGTATGTTGATGATAAGAAAGTGACAGACCACTATGCCTTGATTCCTACTTATGTTAATGCTGACTTGAACAAGATGAGTGAGGATGAGAAAAAAATATATAACCTTATTGTAAAGAGGTTTTTAGCCATATTTTACCCAGCGGCAGTATATAACACTGTTAAGGTTGAGACGGAAGTTGCGGATGAGATATTTGTTACAAGTTCGAGAACATTGAAGGAAGCTGGCTGGAAGGAAGTTTATGAAGTAAGTAAGGCTAAAGATGAAGAGGATTATACAGAAGTGCCAATCCATTTGCTTTCTAAAAATGAGAAATGCGAGACAAAAGGGTTTGATCTTGAGGAAAAGGAAACAAAGCCCCCTCCTAGGTATACCGACGGATCTCTTGTAATTACAATGGAGAAGGCGGGAAAGTTTATTGAAGATGAAGAACTGAGGGAGCAGATAAAGACAAGCGGTATAGGTACTTCTGCTACACGCGCAGGAATTATAAAGAAACTTAAAGACATTGGATATATAAATATAAATTCTAAAACACAGGTGGTTACCCCTACTTTAAAGGGAGAAGCAATAGTGGAACTTGTCAGAAGGACAGCTAAAGAGCTTTTAAGCCCATCGCTTACTGCAAGTTGGGAAAAGGGACTTGCTATGATTGAAAACAAAGAGACCACACAAGAGGTTTTTGATAAAAAGCTTTGTGACTATATTAACAGAACAATAGAAAAGGTTAAAAAGAGCAATAATAATAACAGTATTAATCTCGTCAGGATGTTTAACAATGTTTAG